The Mercurialis annua linkage group LG8, ddMerAnnu1.2, whole genome shotgun sequence genome window below encodes:
- the LOC130014962 gene encoding uncharacterized protein LOC130014962, giving the protein MDLYQYGISENYTNWVHHGETSQPRDSLDVFINSDNELEDSGNDVSEINKSFFSNLELFKDALPRGETLPSSSYEENENLDTCPTCKAPRWKLGFGKRKKVAQKILRHFPLVPRLQRLFMSKDIGENMRWHKEKRVDDDTIRHPADATEWKDFDQKYAWFGKDARNVRLGLASDGFNPFENMSTSYSMWPVIVTPYNLPPWKCMKENFLMLSLLIPAYGMLSGWSTKGKLACPVCNKWTCSLTLKNGVKKCYMGHRRYLHAQHSWRKSRKFDGKPEHGSKPEELSGDEVLRQLDLLPKSLVFGNTPNQKKRARGPEELNWTKRNGYASNLSRCVSVQDCKVMGMKSHDYHIFLQRLLPASICGSLRSEVYTALSELSSFFKELCSKTLKRSTVKKLQSDIILIICKLEMIYPPSFFVVMMHLPIHLPREVELGGPVHYRWMYFIESVIDVQKRHQAGFASWFKECVGRLRATGLVAATDHIYALGLCPDIRIARYSGIIVNGVRFHTVERDNFCRTQNNGVLVTGEHKSKEIEFYGVLTDIIDLQYVNGNHVFLFKCDWWDVGDKNGIKTDDNLVSVNVSHKWYTGDSFVLSSQVQQQYEADNSHEVDQNGGENLELLHPIDVLPDKVDVGQMFQGQNSNPIYSSDEEDDTTINYDDADTDVLEDSNDSDNEDEDDDYLFKNCRILVFYGSSYAAQHEICGKLDSRNSMC; this is encoded by the exons ATGGATCTATATCAATATGGAATTAGTGAAAACTACACAAACTGGGTGCACCATGGTGAGACTTCTCAACCTCGTGATAGTTTAGATGTCTTTATTAATTCGGACAATGAATTGGAGGatagtggaaatgatgtttcagaaat taataagtcatttttttcgAATTTGGAGTTGTTCAAGGATGCACTCCCGAGAGGAGAAACCCTTCCAAGCTCAAGTTATGAG gaaaatgaaaatcttgacacgtgTCCAACTTGTAAGGCCCCTAGATGGAAATTAGGTTTCGGAAAACGCAAGAAGGTTGCTCAAAAAATTCTTAGACATTTCCCTTTAGTACCTAGACTTCAGAGGTTATTTATGTCTAAAGATATTGGTGAAAATATGAGGTGGCATAAGGAGAAACGTGTAGATGATGATACGATTAGACATCCAGCTGATGCTACGGAATGGAAAGATTTTGACCAGAAATATGCTTGGTTTGGCAAAGATGCTCGTAACGTGCGACTTGGGCTTGCTAGTGATGGATTTAACCCTTTTGAAAATATGAGCACGAGTTATAGCATGTGGCCGGTGATTGTGACGCCATATAACTTACCACCATGGAAATGCATGAAGGagaattttttgatgttatctttgcTTATTCCTG CATATGGAATGTTATCTGGATGGAGCACAAAAGGAAAATTGGCATGTCCTGTGTGTAATAAGTGGACATGTTcgctaacattaaaaaatggaGTGAAGAAATGTTACATGGGTCATCGGAGATATTTACATGCCCAACATTCTTGGAGAAAAAGCAGAAAATTTGATGGCAAACCAGAGCACGGGTCAAAGCCTGAAGAGTTGTCAGGAGATGAAGTTCTAAGGCAATTAGATTTGCTTCCAAAAAGCCTTGTTTTTGGGAATACACCTAACCAAAAAAAGCGTGCACGTGGTCCTGAAGAGCTCAATTGGACAAAGAGAA ACGGATATGCTTCCAATCTTTCTCGATGTGTAAGTGTTCAGGACTGCAAAGTTATGGGGATGAAAAGCCATGATTATCATATATTCTTGCAACGGTTACTTCCAGCATCAATTTGTGGGTCTTTGCGTAGTGAGGTTTACACTGCATTATCAGAGTTGAGCTCTTTCTTTAAGGAGCTTTGTTCGAAGACTTTAAAAAGATCTACAGTTAAAAAGTTGCAGAGCGatatcattttgataatatgtaaacTTGAGATGATATATCCTCCATCTTTTTTCGTGGTAATGATGCATTTGCCAATTCATCTGCCTCGTGAAGTAGAATTAGGAGGCCCTGTTCACTATAGGTGGATGTACTTTATTGAGAG TGTTATAGATGTGCAAAAAAGACACCAGGCAGGATTTGCCAGTTGGTTCAAGGAGTGT gTTGGACGCTTACGTGCTACTGGTTTGGTTGCAGCAACAGATCATATATATGCGTTGGGATTATGTCCTGATATACGAATTGCTAGGTACAGTGGGATAATTGTCAATGGAGTTAGGTTTCACACAGTTGAGCGTGATAATTTTTGTCGGACTCAAAATAATGGAGTTTTAGTTACGGGAGAGCATAAGTCGAAAGAAATCGAGTTTTATGGTGTGCTAACAGATATCATTGACCTCCAATATGTTAATGGGAATCATGTTTTCTTGTTTAAATGTGATTGGTGGGATGTTGgcgataaaaatggaattaaaacagaTGACAACTTAGTTTCTGTTAATGTGAGCCATAAATGGTATACAGGTGATTCTTTCGTGTTGAGTTCTCAAGTACAGCAG CAATACGAGGCAGATAATAGTCATGAAGTCGATCAAAATGGTGGTGAAAATTTGGAACTCTTGCATCCTATAGATGTATTACCGGATAAAGTTGATGTTGGTCAAATGTTTCAAGGTCAAAACTCAAACCCGATTTATTCTAGCGATGAGGAGGATGATACTACGATCAATTATGATGATGCCGACACTGATGTACTAGAAGACTCAAATGACAGTGACAATGAAGACGAAGACGATGATTA CTTGTTTAAAA ATTGTAgaattttggtgttttatggCAGTAGTTATGCAGCCCAACATGAAATTTGTGGAAAACTGGATAGCAGAAACTCGATGTGTTGA